Within the Nicotiana tabacum cultivar K326 chromosome 11, ASM71507v2, whole genome shotgun sequence genome, the region ggtgccgtgccgcacgatgtacaatgtcgtaccatgatatgagtgataatacacgaaggataattccgtgccatgattacgtgaggtaaaagcacgaagggtgatgccgtgtcgattatactgattcttatggtgaggatgagagtaaaagcacgaagggtgatgccgtgcacttgtctttgattttctattcttgctgataattgaattCTGGTGTTATTTACATTTATCTGTTGGTTTTCTATTGTTACTTGTTGTTCCCAGCAGCATGTTTTTCCCTCCTATCCTTAACTGTAAATTTCTGCCTTtacttttccgctgtatatgatttaactgcacaagtttatttggtagtcctgtcctagcctcgtcactacttcgccgaggttaggctaggcacttaccagcacatgagatcggttgtgctgatactacactctgcactgtgtgcagatcccggtgctgcaggttttggaccacagtgaggttgctaccttcagtccatcaggcgactcgaggtagtcctgcaagcgtccgcaagccttggcgtctccttctatctttccatactgtttcttctatgtatttcataaacaactttgtatttatctttcggacccctgtttgtagtattcttagacaatttgtgaaattgtgacaccagatctgggTAGCTTTTGTTTATGGATTTGTATCGGTATTATTATTAAATTGTTACATTTCATTCTTCCACTTATTATTTCCGTTGTTTATATAATGTTAATTCacaattgttaaaggattaaaaatggaaaaggtAAATATTTggaatgattggcttgcctagccttCACTAGTAGACGCCATCACAActtccgagggtggaaaatctggaTCGTGACACTTCCAGAGTGAGTCATTAGAGCTGAGGTTGAGCTTCACCAAGCTGATCCTAGTCACAATCTTGTCATTGGCAATTAGATTTGACAGTAACAGTTGGAGTTGAGTATATAAATCCTTACTGTCTCTCCATATCGTTTCAATTAAACCTGTCCTCATTCTCATATACCTAAATTGAGGTTACATTTGATCAACACTTCCTAATTAACGAGTTAGTGAAAACGTCAAATAGAATTCGACACGTAACGTAGACCTTTATTTTCTACTAAATTTCCATTAGAAAAGCTCTATTGATAGCTTATCAAGAGATTCAGGGAAATGTTCAAATTGGATTAGAAGACAAAGTGGACGTTGTAGACGTTCTCACTATCAAATAAATTGGtcaataaatattttaatattttctttcaaatatataaaatggTTCCTATAGAAACGTTATCAAGGTCCTAATTAGATTCTAGAAGATGCAGGCCTTATGGTTCCTATATAATTTCTAAACTTAAAATCCACATATGAGTGATTGCATCTCATAATTTGTTTTTTGATCTATGTTAAAGTATGTGATTGTCTCGCCTAAGCTTGCCATTTCACTTAAGTTTAAACTTTTAGAGATAGCATActatttatcaatttatttacGTCTTTAACCCACCTCTAACGTACACACGCATGAAATATCTTTTTGATAATGTGTGATATTGAGACTTCAACTCAGTATTTTTGGCTGTTCTAATACTATGTTGAAGTGTGTCACTTTCTCAAATAAAAATTTGTATTACCGGAAAGATCTCACtttttattgatttatttatgtTTTCAACAATCTCCATATATAGAACTAAAATAAATCTAAGATAGAAGTCAACCTTGATAAAATATTTTGATAACGAATTACAATTACACTAGAATGCCGAATCGTGTTTCATGATTAGACAAATTATATGAATGCATTGTCTCCTCTTAAAAGTTTTAAGTTCCATTAGAGAAGATTTTTCTCTACTAAGTAATACTTTGCACCTaaaaataatggaaactgggTTTATCTCTCGTTTTTGTTTTCCACTCAATGTTCATCGTCTGGGTTGAGGCCGATTAAATTCGATTCTCGCCGTAAAATCCCATATTAGGGGCTAAAACATTTTTTAACAAAAACAAACTTCATATTCAAGGCTTGATTCCAAAATCTTTGGTTAAGGATAAAGGAATACTCACCCCTTAATCCACACTTTTTATTGGTGGCGTATCTCTTGCTTACATCGAAGATGCTCAATAATAGAGGCCGAGACATGATTTAAAGCTTATGAGTTGTGAATTGTCTATCAATCTATTTAGCTTATTTTAATTATTAAGTttacaaataaatatttatacatatttaacaAATTTCCTAGTACAACACACGGTCTAAGCAAAACTACTAGTTTTTGCTTATAATACTCTAATTTCGCTCGTGATAAGCGTGTCACCGCTAAACTCTTTGGGTAGGTTTTGTAGTTTTGTGTATGCAGTTTCTATGGGAAAAAAAGAGTAATAGCTCTCATTTGTCTTTACGTGATTATTACACTTAATTCCAATACTCCAACTGTGTTTTCGGTTACAAAATTGACTAGCAAGGTTTGCTTTTGGCATTTAGCAATAATAGTTAAAACAAAGTTTAATTATTTCAAGTCACTACTGTAACTCTTTTTCAACTTGAAAAAGTTACCATGGTAACACCCTTcatcaattctcacttaaatgGCTTGATTTAATTAAAAAGCAAATTTTCAATGAAGTTTAAGAATTTGATTTTACTTACATACGTTGAGTATATAAAGATGAATGtattttaatatattatataATAGATTAAATTTAGTAGTATAAAAGTTCTTGTATAATGTATAAATTTTAAACTCCATTAAGAATTTAGCTACAAGTTTTCATTAACTTTACAAGAGGAGGCTACATTATCCTTATAAAGTTCAAATTCAACAAAAATACAAGTACCTTGTCGAAATTCTTAGATGAAaataataaagatatatataccaAATGCACATTACTTTTCCAGCTTAGTGATTCAGATAATAATAGCTACTATGTTCTAAATTAGTCTGCTAATGCTTGCACCACATAGAGCTAGATGCATATTTCCTCTTTCTAcctaaaaaaaaattaagctcTTGCCAGCTGATACAACTTTATGGTTTGTACATTTTATTCCTCATTGTATACAGAAAACATGCATATATGGATATATTCATGTTTGTAAGTTAAAACCAAGATGACAGCccgacaaaagaaaaaaagaaaaaaaaaagaacgaagAGTAAACAACATACAGtactagtatttttttttttttttttttttttggatttagtCGCAtcttttaataaaaatttaacaaaatCCTCGATATGTTCATGTTTGTAAGTTGAAATCAAGAAGACACTAAAAATACTAATAACAAAGAATAAGTAACATATAACCTACGATGGTTATGGTAGAATGATAAATACTCATTTATCCTTAATCAGAGATCTCGAATTGGAGTTCTAAGTATGAAGTCTCCTTTGTTAAAAAGCACTTTATCCCTTAATATGAATTTTTTTGACGTAAATCCGGATTTAATTGCACCCCGGCATAAATAGACACAGGTAAAAAACCaaaaaaaccaaagaaaaaaaaagaataaacaaCATATTTTactatctttttctttttgtgtgacTGAGTTTGAaccttttaattaaattttaacatatttaaatccatccgtTACTAGTTTCTTCTCTCGTGTAAACTCATTAGGGATGATATCATCAATCACTTATTACTCTTCGTCTCAACAAGAAAAGTGAATGAGAAAAAAGAGAACTCCATCAACTAATTTTAACCTTATCTGCTCTCTATATAGCCTATATATATAACACTAAATATCAACTCCATTTTCTCCACCACTACACCTCTAATATCTCATTACTTCTGCATTATAAATCAAACAATTATGAAAAATCAGTTTCATGAATTAACACTTGAGGAATTTCTTGAAGAGATAACTAGACAAGAACAaagttttttcaagaaaaaaGCAGCTGAATCTGAGAAATCTTATGTTACGGAAATGTTTGGTGAGCTTTATTTTAGAGAAAATCCTGAGTCATCTATAAGTCACCTTTTTCCTCCAATGCCAAATCCTTCTTCTCCTAATAATGAAAATGCTAATAAAGCATCCATTTCAGAAGCTGAGTTTGAGAAAATTAGAATAAGTGAGAAGCTCCCAAATGGTGACATTGCTCTGCATGTGAATGAGATGCAAATAGGTattgttttctttctcttttttttttcctcctaTCGTATAaaaaagtcagccctgtgcacgAAATATCCCACGTTCACGTAGGGTCAAGAGAAGGGCCGCACCTCCTCTGCCATATAATTTTACTCTTCTTTATACTTCAATTAGGGCCATTCATACCTTTACTGTTAACAAATCGTCTCTTATTTGCTCTTGACCCTAATGAGCTCCAATCGGAAGTATAGCGTAGGATACACAATTTTAAACTATAGTCAAAAGTAGAGAGGtaaattagaattttttttaccTAAAAATTTTTGACACGTGAAATTTGCTCAATCCACAGTACTGGAGCTTCGTTAAAGTTAACGAAATTTATAAGAGGATTTGCTAACGCTAAGAATACAAATGACCCCCAAGTATACAGTAGACGcataaatttggaattttttctttttcttgataaCACTTCCATAGTAAATTGATGGAATTTAATTGATATTTGGTTGATTGTTTTATATCTCTTGTTTTGATGCAGGAAAAGGAGGAGAGAATAATCAAAAGCTTAATTAGAAGGAGAAAGAATATGGTAAGAATGTGGAGTATAATGTAGCTGTAAAATAAATGAACTCAATGTTCTTGGTTTAATGGAGTCAATGTGATGCATGTTTGTATCTATGGATTCGTAAGTTAAATTAAATAAACATCTTTAATTATATGATATCTTTATTAGTTAACTTGCTTATTATGAACTGGAATGAAGATGAGTTAAGTAATTGTCGATCTGTAAGACCATAACAAAAATatagtttttgtttttcttccgGGCTCAAATTATTTTCTATATATATTAAAAGACTACttatatttaattttcttttccttttccagttTGTAAGTTTTGAAATAAGACAAAGTTCGTTACATTTTGTCAAGTAGGTAAACTATGCATATAATTGCTCACAATAATACAaactaaaaaagaagaagaaaaggcaaACAATTACAGTTTTCTCAGTGAATTTTAGGGAAATTATGACCAGCCCACAGAAGTGAAAAGTGCCAAGAAGCATTCAATCTTATAAATGATTCTAAAATATGCAGTTAAATTGAAAgattaaaataaacttaggaaattAATCAGTAAAAAAATGCTGAAAAACTAAACCCGAGATTTGACAATATATGTACATGCACTTATTAAATATCcagaggcggagctaggatttGAAATTTATAGGTTCAGGATTATAAttcttttaagttactgggttctaaattaataatttgtacatattcattgaatttcttaatataaatacaggATTTGAACAAAAGCTaatgggttcggccgaacccgcaaCTAACACCGTGGCTCCACCATTGCCTAGAAAATAAGACAAAGTAACTTGTTAGagaaaatataaaattctttACATTGTTAACATATAGTATATGTTATATCCAAATTTAAAAACTTTGAGCTTTGGACCAAGAGGGTGTttgctaagcttataagctggtcaaattaGCTTATAAGCATTTTCGGCTTATTTACGcgtttggtaaagttaaaagtgcttataagccaagtacttataagtcaaaaataagcTAAAAGCCAAAAGCTGGTCACCCCCAGcttatgaatttttagcttataaacactttaagtttgatcaagatttttactattttatccttaaaatattcttttttttagAACAAAACTCTTACATCGATACTCACTGCCTCAAGTATTGTTTTaacctccccccctcccccaccccTTCAAGTGTGCAATTCTCATTGACTATTTAAGATAAGCaaattctctattcctttgcatATTTGTATCTATGTGATTGTGTATTAATTTTTGAACTGTATGTAATAAATGAGGACATATCAAATTTTTGGTGCATTGCTTTCTAAGTGTTGTGGTGATGAATATAGTGTTTGTTtctcttcaaaaatttatttaggtttatttttcacttagaaacttttgtcaatttattaattattatagcTTATGATTATAtgtttttcataaaataaattttatttatcatAAAAGTTTTCTTATTTAAGCacagttgtatttaaaataaaatgacaaatagaatattttgtatttgaatctatctggaatctaaaattttgaagaaattatgcccttataagtgtaaacagttcttaggttatttaagtcattttaacagaaGAAGAGTTTATCAGCACTTTTTTCTCAAATACTGCAAcaacttattatcaatttcagcacttgtATCCAAGCACGTAActgtttatttattaaatcaatttcaacacttaaaaatactttttaacacctaatgcttatcagctacttcaaatcagctaatccaaacgggctctaaaccTTTTGTTTCTTACTTTTCTGTCCATATCTACCTTTGTAAAATTATGTTAGGTAGGTTGGACTCAAAACCATCCATTTTTATTTACTGTCGTCATCTAATTAGTGCATATATTTCTAATAAGAAAAAGTAGAAATTGCATAAAAACAGAAGCAACTACGTATATTATAGACTGCTAGAAAAGAATTCCAATGTTACAAGGAAAATAAAttttaatggataatattatACTTTTCGCTACGCTACACCTAAGGGtatcaatggttcggttcggccggttttataaaatttgtaccatatcaattttttagttattctattatgtataatcaaaattaaacttttcgaaaccgtcccaatcatgtcggtttctcttcggtatcagtatggttcggttaattttcggtatttttttaaatgtcatgtaaaagtcactaATAAAAGTAAAATGCAATAATATACATACATttgtagtgtcacgacccggaattcttaccctcgggaccgtgatggcgcctgatatttcacttgctaggcaagccaacgttagagaaccGTTAAGccaatttttattcaatttcaataaataaagtcaattaagtcaaaatgaaataaaattgaGTGCGAAATAACATAAATGCCCATAACATGTACTACAAtccggatctagagtcacaactcacgagcttctagaattttctacaaacagaatctgaaagaaatacaactgtacgAAAAGAAACAATAAAATAGGGGAAATGAAAGAGGatttcaaggtctgcggatgccagcagatttacctcgagtctccaatgAGCAAGTCCGAGCCGCTACACCTCACGAACAACTGGGCCCAATACCAaagtctgcacaagaagtgcagagtgtagtatgagtacaatcgaccccatgtactccgtaagtgtcgagcctaacctcgaagaagtaat harbors:
- the LOC107791872 gene encoding uncharacterized protein LOC107791872, whose product is MKNQFHELTLEEFLEEITRQEQSFFKKKAAESEKSYVTEMFGELYFRENPESSISHLFPPMPNPSSPNNENANKASISEAEFEKIRISEKLPNGDIALHVNEMQIGKGGENNQKLN